One window from the genome of Brettanomyces bruxellensis chromosome 2, complete sequence encodes:
- a CDS encoding uncharacterized protein (CAZy:GH2), giving the protein MSPIVPLFLRNPHCVQENRLPTRAYTYDPNIFHSLNGQWFFKLFHSPTESPDLTKFNFSAAKIWDTIKVPSHWQLCGNGKYGLPGYQNLQYPYQLDIPNPPTVNPTGVYFHNFYCEEKDPTINYRIRFEGVDNCFQLYINQHYVGLSKGSRNSSEFVVDNYLIKGENIISVKVYKWSDSSYLEDQDEWRMSGIFRDVSLLTLPKTHIENFQVIPSFDSEYSDATLSLNLQIEGKYDAVKFTLYDCEDPHRPVDASELLQETDKAKTDPIKQIMIPAEKLKETVKIAIRNPKHWTAEDPYLYKYRLQVIFNGMALHSVYNHVGFRQVELIKGNIRINGCRIMFKGVNRHEHHPLYGRSVPLEFALRDLIIMKKHNINAVRTSHYPNDPKIYNFFDRLGFYVIDEADLETHGVQTGFNVYNNIEVELPETKQKYYEQNVCYLSSNPEYTDAYLDRASQLVLRDINHPAVVFWSLGNESGYGTNHQRMEKLIRKLDPSRLIHYEGDVNAISTDTYSVMYPSLDAMEVWRKSHTNKNREFSKPLILCEYAHAMGNGPGNLKEYEDLFYSNNFYQGGFIWEWTNHGIKSNALNKNDGQMHEIYAYGGDFGEEVHDGLFLMDGLSNSKHNETPGLIELKKTYEPVVIDLTDSQIIIKNRNDFKTTDYLKFVNVDDNSTIQVPSLKPNQSISIDVQTTAVSAVLKRDYGTLKAGYEISWGQLSPKLRVPRFSIPLTEETKFEETSRFLMATSQRMHLKFDKILGIVEDLRIGGKSLSNKIDGSTITFWRPPTNNDDAKDTKYWKDFNMHLVKQNVKDIEIQKNFRGFLGPLVFDWGFDTTQEYIIRTNGLSVHTIMNKSGRYQPKYLPRLGYEFWLGDNYDHFEWYGRGPGESYPDKKCSQKFGFFSSQNIDPFVYDYPQENGNHTDTHYVKICYKDNSAITISEKGKKFNFKISDEYAVEEARHPDEVKHYEKNYIRLDDRMQGLGSEACGTPVLDKYRVEMKDYDFTFNIDFTT; this is encoded by the exons atgTCACCTATTGTTCCATTATTTCTTCGCAATCCACATTGCGTTCAAGAAAATAGACTTCCTACAAGGGCATACACATATGACCCGAAcattttccattctttGAATGGTCAATGGTTctttaaattatttcattcTCCTACGGAGTCCCCTGATCTCACTAAGTTTAACTTTTCCGCTGCTAAAATTTGGGATACAATTAAAGTCCCATCACATTGGCAATTATGTGGCAACGGTAAATATGGACTTCCAGGGTATCAGAATCTTCAGTATCCTTATCAATTAGATATCCCGAACCCACCTACTGTTAACCCAACAGGCGTCTATTTTCATAATTTCTATTGTGAAGAAAAGGATCCAACGATAAATTATAGAATTAGATTTGAGGGAGTGGACAATTGCTTTCAGTTATACATTAACCAACATTATGTGGGCTTGAGTAAAGGATCAAGAAATTCTTCTGAATTTGTTGTTGACAACTACTTGATTAAAGGGGAAAACATTATCTCTGTGAAAGTTTACAAATGGTCTGATTCATCGTATTTGGAAGATCAAGACGAATGGCGTATGTCTGGAATTTTTAGAGATGTTTCCCTTTTAACACTGCCAAAGACCCATATTGAAAACTTTCAAGTTATTCCTTCATTTGATTCAGAGTACAGTGATGCCACTCTAAGCTTGAATTTGCAGATTGAGGGAAAGTATGACGCGGTTAAATTTACCTTATATGATTGTGAGGATCCACATAGGCCGGTTGATGCATCAGAATTACTTCAAGAGACTGACAAAGCTAAAACTGATCCTATAAAACAAATTATGATACCTGCAGAGAAGTTGAAAGAGACCGTCAAAATTGCAATTCGGAATCCAAAGCATTGGACAGCCGAAGATCCTTATCTTTATAAGTATCGACTACAAGTGATTTTTAACGGCATGGCTTTACATTCCGTATATAACCATGTTGGCTTTCGTCAGGTGGAATTGATAAAAGGAAATATCAGAATCAATGGCTGCAGAATAATGTTTAAAGGTGTAAACCGACATGAACATCATCCTTTGTATGGAAGATCTGTTCCGTTGGAATTCGCTTTAAGGGATTTGATTATTATGAAGAAGCACAATATTAATGCTGTAAGGACTTCTCATTACCCAAATGATCCTAAGATTTACAATTTCTTTGACCGTCTTGGATTTTACGTCATTGATGAAGCCGATTTGGAAACACACGGAGTTCAGACTGGATTTAATGTATACAACAATATTGAAGTGGAACTGCCTGAAACAAAACAGAAGTATTATGAACAGAATGTTTGTTATCTCTCAAGCAATCCAGAATACACGGATGCGTACTTAGATCGAGCATCTCAGCTTGTGCTCAGGGACATTAATCATCCAGCAGTCGTTTTTTGGTCTTTAGGTAATGAGTCAGGCTATGGAACTAATCATCAGAGGATGGAAAAGTTAATTCGTAAGCTAGATCCATCAAGATTAATTCATTATGAAGGCGATGTCAATGCCATTTCTACCGATACGTATAGTGTCATGTATCCAAGTCTTGATGCTATGGAGGTCTGGAGGAAATCACacacaaataaaaacagaGAATTTAGTAAACCTTTAATTTTGTGTGAGTACGCACATGCAATGGGCAATGGTCCTGGAAATTTGAAGGAGTATGAAGATTTATTTTACTCAAACAATTTTTATCAAGGTGGATTCATTTGGGAATGGACAAATCATGGCATCAAATCCAATGCattgaataaaaatgatggtCAGATGCATGAAATATACGCATATGGTGGCGATTTTGGAGAGGAAGTGCATGACGGCCTTTTTCTTATGGATGGCCTTTCAAATTCGAAACATAACGAGACTCCTGGCTTAATCGAACTAAAGAAGACGTACGAACCTGTCGTTATTGATTTGACGGATTCTCAGATCATTATTAAAAACAGAAATGACTTTAAAACTACTGATTACTTGAAATTTGTTAATGTTGATGACAACAGTACTATACAGGTTCCTTCATTAAAACCCAATCAAAGCATTTCTATTGATGTTCAAACCACTGCCGTCTCCGCTGTTCTCAAAAGGGATTATGGAACTTTAAAAGCTGGTTATGAAATTTCCTGGGGACAGCTCTCTCCTAAGTTAAGGGTCCCAAGATTTTCCATACCACTTACAGAAGAAAcgaaatttgaagaaacatCCAGATTCTTGATGGCTACGTCGCAGAGAATGCATTTGAAGtttgataaaatattgGGCATAGTTGAAGACTTGAGAATAGGGGGCAAATCCTTGAGCAACAAAATTGATGGCTCAACTATTACTTTTTGGAGGCCTCCTACAAACAACGATGATGCAAAGGATACAAAATATTGGAAGGATTTCAATATGCATTTGGTCAAACAGAATGTTAAGGATattgaaattcaaaaaaatttccgAGGATTTCTTG GACCACTTGTCTTTGACTGGGGATTCGACACTACTCAGGAATACATAATTAGAACAAACGGATTGAGCGTTCACACAATTATGAATAAATCAGGTAGATACCAACCAAAGTATCTTCCTCGGCTTGGTTATGAATTTTGGCTTGGTGACAACTATGATCACTTTGAATGGTATGGCCGTGGCCCAGGCGAATCGTATCCTGATAAAAAGTGCTCTCAAAAATTTggctttttctcttcacAAAACATTGATCCTTTTGTCTACGATTATCCACAGGAAAATGGAAACCATACAGATACACATTACGTGAAAATTTGTTATAAGGATAACAGTGCCATCACAATTTCCGAAAAGGGCAAAAAATTTAACTTCAAGATTAGTGATGAGTACGCAGTTGAGGAGGCGAGACATCCAGATGAAGTAAAACAttacgaaaaaaattacattAGACTTGATGATCGCATGCAGGGCCTTGGATCAGAGGCTTGTGGTACCCCAGTTCTTGACAAATACAGGGTTGAAATGAAGGATTATGATTTCacatttaatattgattttACGACCTGA